The DNA sequence CTGTTCGCGTATGTGGGAATACTATTTGTCGAAAAGGCATATTGGTGATGGGAGAATTTTGTGTTGAGATCCATATTTGTGAGAGCGCAGTCCATAGTGGACATGCCGGGCGAGGAATGTAGAGTAAATAACAACAGGAACAAATCTTCCAACGACGATTTGGATACCCAAAATAGAGGGAAGCAACAGCAGGACGATCCACAGAGGCGGCCGACAAGCCCTTATACGAGCAAACAGAGCTGCACTCAATCATCCCTTGGCTACCTGGCGGTCACAGAATACTAGATGTAGAGCCCCCTTCGAGAGGGTCACCAAACACCCTGGGACATGAGTGAACTGCAAAGGGTCGCTACGCCTACCGTCCTTGCATTCCGGAGAGAGGTGAGATCGAACAGCCGCGATGATAATTGGCCCGAAACCTCGATATGCGCCACCTGCAGGAGCGTCACAACGTGGAGGATCCGCTCTTCAGGGCCATTGCAGGTCCTCATTACAGAAGGAATGAGACAAGCCGCCCACAGGGACTCAGTGAAAACCCCTAAAGCGACCCGAACAGGACGTCACGGGCCTATCTTAAGCAGGACTGTTGCACCGGGCAATCAAAATCAGAGCCCCTAGAATGACCCCCTTGCTTCGGTTGCTGTGGGTGCGATGATTTGCTCCATTATTGAAGGTGGCCGCAATGACCAGCATGTGCAAAGCCTCCAATGGTCTGTAATTGCGGAGATTTCAACTGTCAATATTAAGATGCCACAAATGCCATCCGGGGGCGCGCGATGACCTCTGGAATATGAGCTTCTTGCTACAATTAGCCTCAACGCCCAGTCTGCTACTTCTGCTGTGATGAGAGGCATGTTTCATGTTGACGAAGGAGTAGACCCCGTATACCAGGGATCAAGTCCAAGGAGGTCTCTTAGAAGGGAGAACAGGGATTCCATAAGGAACGCCTCAATGTGATTTTCCCAACAGTCTAGCAGAATCGTAGGGAAAAGTACTccggaaggaggaggagaggatagtAACTCGATAGTTCATCTCCCTTCTTGGGGCGATCAATCATCTCCGAGACAAACAGTGCAAACTTCACCTTTATCGCTGCTTTTATCGCCGAtccagagaaaaaaaaaagtacgTAGAGCGGGAAAAAGAGCAGGAACATTGCTTTTTTCTCCACCCCTTTTGACTCGATtaatctttctttgcccttcGACAGCTCTCGTCATGCTATCGGAGTGCTTTATTGCGGCTACCCTGACGTCAGGCAAGGCCCCGGCGTCAGCGAGTCTCCGCGATGTAGGGATCTGCGTTCATGAGTTTCAACCATCACCCAACCTACGCTCCACCTTCAAGAAGAGCTCAACTCCGACCAATTGCCTGGCGGTGAGCCCGTCGCATGTGTACGCAGCTCAGGCGGAGAAAGCCATTGTCCATGTGTACAGCAGAGAGAAAGGGAATCAAGAGGCGGTTATCCCCTTCCCGGAGCGCATTCGCAGCCTTGCGATTGCGGGGAGCAAGAATGGCGACGTCTTGGTCTTGGGTACCGAAGGGGGCCGTCTGATCTTATGGGAAGTGAGTTTTAACTTAAATCCATTGCATCGCTATGCGGGAAGGAGGCGATTGGCCAAGCAATTCTAACGTGAGCTCTATTAATAGACTTGCACTGGACGTCAAGTCGCGACAACAGCATCCCATTTGAGCCCAGTAACCTCCCTGGTCGTTGACCCCAGTGACAATTTCATTCTATCCGGCTCGTCTGATGCCAGTATTCATGTCTGGCCTTTAGTCGACATCCTCTCTTTCACAAAGATCCCCTCCGGTCGGGATCGGCAACCACCAAACTGCCCTATCCGTACATTCTCGAACCACCGCGCTGCTATCACATCACTTGCCGTGGGGCATAGCTCCGGTAGATACAATATTGCCGTTTCGACAGCGCAAGATAACACAGCTATCGCCTGGGACTATCACACCGGACGCGTCCTGCGGACATTCCTCTTGCCTTCTAGCGCAGTCTCCCTGACCCTTGATCCAGTTGACCGTGCATTCTACGTCGGCTATGAAGATGGTAGCATCCAATCAGTGGACTTATACAAAGCCCAATCTTTTCAACATCCTCTCCACGACCCATCGTTACAGTCCACCCCCGCCCAACCCTCTGCGGAGGAGAAATGGTCTCCTCCGTCCGCCGACTGCGGCGCAGCGCAGTCCCTCTCACTCTCTTACGATGGAATGACCCTGCTATCTGGTCACCAGAACGGAAAGGTCCTGTCATGGAACGtcggaagaaagaaatacgCCACGACCGTAGCAGACTACACACATCCCGTGACGAACCTTCATATGCTCCCATTGGCTGGTCTTCCCAACCCCGGCCAGGATCTGAAAAGGGTAGCACACACAATCGTCAAGCCCCGATACGACAGTAGCCTGTCGGAATCATCTCAAGCTGCAGGCGCCGTACCTGCCGATTACACATTCAGCACCCACCTCCTCaactcaacatcatccaagCCCGCCGCAGCAAGGAACCTTGATGGCTCCGATCGAACAAACCAGTTCACAGAAGCTTTCACTAGTGCCGTCTTCCCCAACTCAATGATCGAAGAAGGTCTCGCCGAGCTAGCTGCCTTCAACCAACCGGGAGGCAGCACTGCTCAAGGCTCGCCCATGATGACACAAGCCACGAATTACGAGGACCTCGCAGCAAAGGACTCACAGATAGCATCCCTAGAAAGCGAGCTTGCAGCcctcaaaaagaaaacaacagcCAATGAGGCCGCCCGTCAACTCACCACAGACGAGGTAACAAAGCTCCGCTCCGACCTCGCCAATCTAAACGACTACGTCAACGGACTCCACCAGAAGCAAGACCAAGcacagagagaaaaggtcCTCCGGCAAGCCCGGAAAGAGGAACGCGAGACCCGCAAACGGGAAGCTTGGTTtaaggctgagaagaagggaaagaaaggcgatGCCGTCGTTCGAAGGATGGAAGCCGAGGAAGCTATGCAGACTAGTGACTCGGACGATCAGAGTAGTGATGAGTGATTGTTCATTGCTCTTTCCCGTAACCTGTCGCTTtacgttcttttccttcctgcttatattctttccatAAACTGTGCACGGCCCTGTCATGTCTAATTTATTTTGATTTACGAAGGCGCTATGGTTCAAAAGTTCAGGTTCAACTTGATAGATGGTAAGAGGCTTGTTAGGGTTATACTTTACGTACGCATTGTATATAGGAATGACTGACGCCACAATTGCTATACTGTGGCGCTTATCCTACCTTCTATCGTTTCCCGGAGACGAGGTAACTGATAAATGACCACCCAACAACGGCATGCCTCTGAATGGAATGTGGTGTCTTTAATTTCCACCATACGCTATGCTAAGTCAACCAATTTCCCGTACCCCAATCCCAGATGCATCCTCAGAGATAAAAGAATAAACTGCGACGCGACAGAATTCCAGACAATGTTGGATCATGATTCCATCACTGAAATTAAAGGACCAAATACCAATACGTACTAGGAAAGTCAATTGCTATGCTGGAACGGTCCGCATTCCTTGCGTGGCAGGAGTGACAAGTCACATTCTTTAGCGTTTGATCGTCGGTCAATGACTTGATGGCATATTTGGTGGTGGCAAGTAACATAAAGATAATGATCCCCACTGCTGTCCAAAACAGTCTTGCACATCCGTTCCAGGCGGTTCCATAGCAGAGAAAGCGAATagatcaagaaaaaagacgGTGGAGGGTAACCCTCACCTGGAATGTGCCAATACAACTCGACTTGTGGTTCGTCAAAGATTAGAAATTGCTCGATTTATACGATGGTCTCGGCCGATGGGTACCTTCCACTAAGCCCCAGAGACTCGTCAGTCCCAGCCAAACAGCCTCTTCGGTGCGGATTGTTCTACTCCCTtggccaggaagaaggttgacCCAGTAATCGAAAAGCTTCCCAGCTTCGGTCGCGCGAATATCCATGTCGCAGAGTTGAGGGTCGTTGTGAACTACTGCTTCAATCCCTGCTACACCACCGAACACAATAAGGAGGTGCTTGTAGTCCGGCGGGATTTTCCGTCGATCATAATTATCATGCTCTTGTCGATCTTCCTCTAGAACCGAATAGACTGGGGCGCCTCGCTCGGACGTTCCAAAGGAGAGGTCATAACCGCCATCGAATGGGCATTCGGTGAATACAGACGACAAAGATCGGCAGCGACGCACATAGTAGCCCCAATAGTACCCGGCTTCAGAACGAGGAGTAGAAGGATGTACGGGCTGCGCATAGTGCTCGCGACCATAGTCGGGGAACCGGACGGTTACGCGGGCATATTCGGGCAGCTGGATGTCGGGGAGGACGACCTTTTTAGGAAGACCGGTATCAATCACGGTAGCACTAAAATTAGTAGGGCTACTGGGTGAATGACGACGGTTATTATGATAGTTGCTCATCTGTGTACTATGCCTCCTCTGCCCGCCACCATCGGAACTAGACACGACAATTCCTTCACGGTATTCACACCATTCGTTGGCGCGAAGATGGTGCGGCATATCGAGGCTGGGTAGTAAACCAGCTCCACGGAGATTTGGATGCATCGGAAAGAGATGTTTACGAAGATATGGTGGAGTCTCGAGGTACGAAAGTATATGCGCCAGGAAGTTCGATGGGTCCGAGTATGCGGTATACCGTTTGGCAGAGGAGTCGTTACCGTTGAGCGCACCACTCGTTTTGTCTATAGGGAACTCGTGATAATTACCTTGGCCGTGGTACGTATCGCGCGGACTattctcatcgtcatcaaaCACCACTACCTCATCAACACAAAAGACGGCGAGGGCACGTGCGATGATACCAGCCAAGAGAGTCTTTTGCTCCACAGAATGAGCACTTTCAAGAGCCTCATCAGTATCAACTTTCTACTGTCGGTCCTAGTGgcagagaaacaaaactaATCACGCAACACGGTCTATACATACTTGGCCACGATGCTGCCTGGGATAGCGACAGTCAATGTATGCGATCGGCCACCAGTTGGGGTAAAAACAGCGGTAGGCTTCGAGGTGAAGACATAATTTGAATGGCCGCCATTATCAAGCTGACCGTGGTCGTGAGAGGTCTTGCGTTTCTGAGAAAACAATTGGGTCAATGACTGGCGGTAAGGGATTTGGAGAAGgcagaagtatatatatgtacctTGGGAACATTGGGGCGTCGCATCTTGGGCCGCAAACGAGGAGACAAAGGGGGCTTTGGAACAGAGTACGAAGGGAGCCTGTGATAGTAATTGGTGTTTTGCATTGGATCGCAAATATTTCACACAAAACCCCTTTGACTAATCGACAGGTTTGTTATTATGGAGCATGGACACCGAGATGGTATTGACCGATAAGGATGGTTCTTGATGACGTCGGTCTCCACCGCCTTATGGAACCTTTAGCGCCTGCCGCACTTTAATTTGTCTATCCTTTCATCATTCAGAAAGGTAGGTCTACAGGGTCAGGTACCGCTACCAATCAGTCTCCGATGCACTCTTGGATCATCAGGAACATGCCAAATTTGGTGACAAACCACTACTTATCACCATGCCTAAATACCACCCTAATATACACCCTGCTGCGCTCCCTGTTCACCAACTGCCTCTCCTTTCAATTCCTGCATGATCTTCACTCCGGAACTAGTGCCAATCCGTTCGGCTCCTGTTTTCAGCATGCGAATACAATCCTCCGCTGAGCGCACTCCTCCGCTAGCCTTAACCTTGCATCCATTGCCTACCAAACCCGCAGTGGCTCGCATGAGGGCCACGTTGTCAATGTTGGCACCGGGCCCATTGAATCCTGTGCTGGTCTTGATAAAATCAGCCCCAGCCACATCCGCAATGACCGACCCCGCAATAATCTCCTCCCGTGAGAGCTGCGAAGTCTCCAGGATGACCTTCAATTTAATCGGCGACGGTGCTGCCTTCCGCACACCTAGTATATCTGTGTAGACATCCGTATACTTTCCTTCCTTCAAGAGAGGATACTTGAGAACCATATCCAGCTCGGCGGCTCCCTGTTCAACTGCATCCCGGGCTTCCTGCTCTTTCTCTGAGGTCTCATACATGCCCTCATGAAATCCCACAACGCAAGCCACCTTCACATCAGAGCTTCCTTTAAGTTCCTGTACCGCGCGACGGACATGGTTTAGGCGGACGCAGACAGTCGCAAACTGGTATTGAAGGGCTTCGGCGCACAGCTGGTCGATCTGTTGTTCCGTCGCAGTCAACGCCAACTGAGTGTGATCAATCGTACGATTAACTTCGGATGGTAATGGTGTCTTGTATTCAGGGAAAGCCTCGGGGAGTGAGTCTTTAATAGTAGAAATCAGAGCAGCCCACTCTGCGTCGTTCTTTGGGGGAGACATCTTGCTCTAAAGGCAACTGTCACAGGTTAGGCAGATGCGCGCTATCATATATTATCGCGAATTCGACCTACCCTAAGATTAAAACTCTGTTTCGAACGTTCAACTAGTTAACGGCTCGTTTGAATTTGTCGTGAATTTCTGGGGACAGCGAATTTCTCTCTCGTAAATGCGGAGAAATGCCATCACGTGATGATATATCAGCATCACATGGAGAAGAGCTACCGCAGAGTATGCCCGCAGGGCATTAGAAAATGGTTGTTTCCAGATCTCAATCAGAAGCACTACAATATAGAGCGCTCATCCTATTGATAATAAAGTAGAAGATATAGTAACTGGTATAGTAACAATCCAACCCAAAACCACGACTGCCCATCGCGCCATGCGCAACATTCCTTTATTAACCCTCAAGAACAGCAGAATCCTACTAACTGAACTTAGCGGCAACTCTTGCATTCTGGCCCTCGAATATCATCCACGCGCCCAATTCTCCTAGGTCCAAATCCACCGggtccgccgccgccgccgccgccgcctccgGAGCCGGATCCACCACTGCCTCCCCAGCGAGCCCTAGTATTCGGATGATTTTGGGAACGATTGATATTGAATTGCGAGTTCTGCGCGGCCGTGTATGGATCAAGCTGTGAAGTCAAGTCAGCATAACATAGACAAGTATGATGGTGGCGAAACAGGACAAAGCAGCTAGACAGTGTGGAAGATGTGGGATAGTTTGGTGACTAAAGGAAATAAACCATCACGTACCGAGAAAAGGCTCACGAAGTAGAGGCCGAAGAAAATATAGATGTTCTCGATAAGGCGGTTGATGCGAACCCAGAGGGGCGGACTGAGATGATAAGGCACAGTCAGTGAGTTGTCATCCAAGGCGTAAAGTGGCTGTCTCCATACCTTCCCAGAACCTGTCCATTGGACAGGTAAGTTTGCGGTTTTGACGACATGATGCAGTAGCGACCAGACGTTGTTGGTTCTGTTAATGACGGTAATAGAGTGGTGGTAAGTGGCATTCATGAGATGGGGATTGGCGTGCTTTATCTTAGCGCCGGAACTCGTGATTCAGGTTCCACTTTAAGGCAACGGTTTCCATATCGGGTAACTGAAATAGTGACTGAGGTCCCGTCAAAGCCAGGCAAAGATAACATTCTACTTAGACATACCAAATTCAGTATCAGGAACTCTAATTTTCTCGCGAACATACTTCCACACAGACTGAAAAGTTAGCTGTGTACCTAGTGATATCTTACCCTTATGATACCtgaaagatatataaaaaagTGATCGATAATGACAAGCAATATTCTTCTTGAACTCTAGTACATATGGGTATCTCTATATACAACTCCAGAGCTCCAGTGCCTTCCCACAACGTCATCAGCCATAAAACGTCATTTGGAAATGTAGCCTTGTTTAATCATGTTTCTGGTCGTTCTCTGGAACTATCTCACCCCGTAGGTCGTCCAAACCACGGAaaccttcttcaacagtcCACTTCTCGTCCTTGCGAGGATGTAAGATGTGGCAGCTAGCCCCAACGACTAACAAGCCAGGTGGGCGTGAGCCTTCAGCTTCAAATGCAAGGCACACATTTTCTAGAGTAGAACGGATCACTCGCTGATCAGTGCAGGAAGCCCGCTCAATAATCGCGCAGGGAGTATCCTTGGGCCAAGGAGTTCGTGGGCGCGAACCTTCCTGGGGTGGTGTAGTCAACGATTCTACCAGCGCCGATAGTCGGTGTAATGCCATCAAAAAGACTACTGTTTGAGTGGGAACGTAGGTGGGAGGCTCGGGAGCTGCTCCCTTTCTTCCTGTCCCAGTGCAGATCAGGACCTGGTCAGACACGCCTCGATGAGTCGCTGGTATCTCTGCGAACAATGAAGCGCTCAGAGCGCTAGTGATTCCGGGCAAGACAACTGGAGTATAACCTTCACCTCGGAAGAATTCAAACTCCTCACCCCCTCTTCCGTACAAATACGGGTCTCCTTGCTTTAGCCGAAGAACATACCGTCCTCGACGCAGTGAGTCCAGCCCCATTTGCAGAAATTCCTCTTGCGCTTGATCCGCATTCCCAGGGAACTTCCGTGCAATATGAACTTCTGTTCTCCGTGGAATTAGTTTCAAAACAGGTTCTGGAACCAGTTTATCTGCGAGAATGATGTCTGCATTCTGAATTGCATTGTAGGTTGCTCGCGTGAGCATGTCCGGATGTCCAGGGCCCGAACCTGCCAAAAcaattttccctttcttttctaggtGACCCAGCCCATTGGTGCTATCCAAGCTATTTTTACCAGACGAGTATGcttgaagaatggcatcgATATCAGCATCACTAATAGCAGCGAGTTTTTGGAGAGGCCAGTATTCGCATATTTGGGAGAGCCAGCGGATCCGCCGTGTCTTTGCGGCAGAGATGTCATCCTCTGTCACTAACTTGTTGAACGTATGACTTTGACCGGtgatatcatcctcgtctcctTCGAGGGGTGCAGTGCACAGACCTGCGGCATAGTCCTCCGCCCAGAGGCGCCTTCTTACGGCTCCCAGTCTGTCTATAGCGGTTCCAAGAttggaagggagagaagaagagatttcTCTCCTTAACCGAGACGCAAGCTTGCAACCACGCCCCGATGTCGTAATCCCAATATGAAGAGGGCCATCTGAGTACGTGGACAGCAAGCTAAAAGTACACAGTTCCGGGGCGTCAGAGACATTGACAGGAATCCTAAGCCGCCGACAAAGCTTCGAGATGTGTGCACCTATCAGGTAATTAGATAATATTCCTTGGTAACTTGTAAGACCAGCACATACTCAACGGATGATTCCCACCAAGGGTTACAAAAACCGTGTCAACGACATGGTCGACCTCTTCCCGGCCCAGAGTCTTcagatcatcatcttggAACTCTCTGCGTACCCATTGTACAGAACCATTCTCAATACGCTCAGATAAGCTGAAATGCAAGTCTCCAGTGTCTGGCGCAATGATGACTGGCTTTGCGCCGGCTTCTAGGGATTTCGCACAACGAGCTGCAGCAAGAGGGTTTCCACCGATAATCAAATGGACCTGGGATTCAGCATAGACCGCCGTCAGCAATGGTGCTGGAGATCCGTTATCACACGATGCGTCTTTCATTGTGCCAAAGTTGCCACCGCAGGTAAACCCTGCTGTTGCGAATGGAATCTCTTAATGTTTTTTTAGTGTACTTTGAGATAATTGTGAAGATGTGGAAGCGAAATCAGCGAAAACCGAGTAATTTTTATTCCTTTACCCCACAATCACCGAAATGGCAGAGGGGCCCTCAGTCAATATGATTGCTTGCGGGCACAAAATGTCCGCGGAAATAGGCTCAACGCAACCGAATGAGAGGCGAATTGGAGATAAGGATTGAGTTTCTCCTGATAATCGCAGTTACACGGTCTGATAAGACTATCCAGGCGATTAATAAAGCAAATCCCATGTACCACAGCAGTTATCAGTCATCTGAAATTGtgactctttcttttatataCATTTCTCTGTAGTTCCCGATGCGGTTAAAGCGATATTGCGTGATCGTGCATTTTGTTGCTTATCTAAGCCCCGCACTGGTCATCACGAATCAACCTGAAGCTCATTAGCCGTTATCGCGATGAGGATGTTTTCACGGTTTGACTGCCTCGTTTCGCGATGTTACCCACTGATCAGCTATTATGGTCGCTGCAAGACAACCGAAGTTGCAGCATGATGGTTCTCTCACAATCAGTATATCAGAACACTGGCAGGATTCAATAGGGAAACCCTAGAACTTTAGCCAAGATAAGACTAGGATTGAGATAGAATACCCATGATGTTCatccggggaggaagatgccCTAGAAAAGTAAACATAGAAGACCAGGAACTTGAACCTCCTCAGCACTTCCCgtggtgatgttgaccaGACTGATGCCTTAGTCACCAATACTAGAGTGTATATCACGTGACATAGAGCTTCGGGCAGCTTGACTGGCAAGACGTCAAGCTCCATGTTCGTTCCCATCCTCAGCCCGTCACTCCGTCATCAGATATATCTTCTCACGAACTACCTCCCATCCCTCGGTTTCGGAACACTTAATCCATTCCACTTGATACCCTCTATCATTAACTCCGAAACCGTCAAACTCAGTCACAACATCCgtcatcatggctgacgGAGTATTGAAGGCGGAGAAGGACTTCTCCAAGGATGCTGACAAGCTGATTCCCGAGGCCGAGCAGATCGCCAAGGTTGGATTCGCTCCATATAGCTGCACTCGAGTGTGATATTGACATGACTGGTAGACCGATGCCCAACGCGCGATTGACAGTCTGCTCGGACTGGAGAAACAAGCGAGACAGGTATGACATATGACCGCCCCTGTCTGATGGTCTACGATATTGACGGAGTTCTAATACAGGCCTCTGACCTCCCAACTACATCCCGCCTTCTCGTCACGATTGTAACCCTTAGCAAAAACTCCGGAGACTGGAACCTTCTCAACGACCAagtcctccttctctccaagaagcatGGCCAGCTTAAACAAGCCATTACAAAGATGGTGCAGGTGGTGATGGGATTCCTGGATGAGACACCCAACTTGGATGTGAAGTTGTCTGTCATCCAGACCCTCCGGACTGTGACTGAGGGAAAGGTGGGTGCCTCGAGAGCCTCTATCTGTCCAGCTTATGGCTGATACACCGTACAGATCTTTGTCGAAGTCGAAAGAGCCCGCGTCACCCGCATCCTGTCGAACATCAAGAAATCTCAAGGCGATCTCAATGCCGCCGCTGATATTCTCTGCGAACTGCAAGTTGAGACATTCGGATCCATGACTAGAAGAGAGAAGACCGAATTTATTCTGGAACAAGTGGCCCTTTGCATAGAGCGTGGCGACTGGACACAAGCAACAATCTTGAGCCGCAAGATCAATAAGCGTTACTTCAATCGtaagccgaagaagagcccCGAGGAGATCGCGAAGCTCAAgaaggaggccgaggaaagggagaagacCCGTGGTCCGGATGAGCCCCCGATGGAAGTTGACGACGACGTAACGGATCTGAAGCTCCGCTACTATGAACAACAGATCATCCTTTCGAACCATGATTACAAGTATCTGGAGGTGTGTAAACATTATCGGGAAGTGCTGGATACAGAGTCGGTAGAAAACAACCCAGAACAGCTGCGAGCAGTAAGTATTGTttgtcttgatcttgttggTAGTAAGCTAATGATCACAGGTTCTTGCCCGGATTATCTACTACATCATCCTGTCCCCGTATGACAACGAACAGTCAGATCTGTTGCACCGCATCCAATCGGACTCTCGAATCTCAATGGTTCCCGTGGAAAACCGGCTTCTGAAGTTTTTCACCATTCACGAACTGATGCGCTGGCCGGCCATTGGACAGCAATTCGGCCCCCATTTGTGCAATACCGATGTATTCAGCCCCAAGCCCAGCCAGTCCGCAGACGACCAACCATTCAAGCGGTGGCAAGATCTTCGGAAGCGGGTTATTGAACACAATGTTCGTGTTGTGGCCAAATATTACACGCGGATCCAGATGGGCCGATTGACTCAGCTTTTGGACTTAactgaggaggagacggagaAGTACATCAGTGAATTGGTCACATCGAAGACAATCTATGCGAAGATCGACCGTCCCGCGCGGCTGATCAACTTCGCCAAGCCGCGcgatgctgatgatgtgTTGAACGAATGGAGTAGCGACATGAAGAGCCTCCTGGGGCTCTTGGAGCGCATCGACCACTTGATcaccaaggaagagatgatggcCCGTATCCTCCCCACCCGGGAGAAGGGTAAGGCCCGTTAAACGGGGTGGTTTAGAAAGTGGTCAGCGATTATGAATCGGCGCTGGTTTCACGGCGTGTAAAATTACGAGACAGTATCTAGAAATGGATTAATGCTTTTGCATGCTATATACATGATGCTGCGCCGGCTATTGCCCGTTCTCCAAGCTAATCGTCTATTATGAAACAGTTTCCGTGGAGTCTATAGGGGACGCCAAAGTAAAACATTCTAAATCTAGATCTATAATCTAAAAGGGCAAGTCCATATCATtcacatcctcctcttccgcaTCCTTCTTGTTACCGCCCTCCAACTGCTCCCTAATAAACCTCACCGCAGCATCCAGGTACGGCCTCTGGCTCGGCAAGAAATGTCCACCAGGATGCCACACAACCTTACCCTCCTTCTCCGGATCTCCCGCACAAGCCTCAACCAACGCCCTACTCCTCGActcctcaacaacagcatctAATGACCCCAAAACATGCAAAATCGGCGTCTGCAACGCCGGACTCTCATAAAACCCTCGATACCGCGCCCCCGGCGAGCGAAATCCACTATAACACAGCGCAAACTTAAAAGGCGGATGACTCAACCCCTCAAACGCCTTCGGAAACGGTACCCCAGCCACAACAGCATCGGTCTCACCCTTCCCCTCCGACGCAACATTCGCATCCAAAAACCTCGCAAACGCCTCCTTCCGACCCGGCTCGA is a window from the Aspergillus oryzae RIB40 DNA, chromosome 6 genome containing:
- a CDS encoding putative ribosomal assembly complex component Ipi3 (WD40 repeat protein); amino-acid sequence: MLSECFIAATLTSGKAPASASLRDVGICVHEFQPSPNLRSTFKKSSTPTNCLAVSPSHVYAAQAEKAIVHVYSREKGNQEAVIPFPERIRSLAIAGSKNGDVLVLGTEGGRLILWETCTGRQVATTASHLSPVTSLVVDPSDNFILSGSSDASIHVWPLVDILSFTKIPSGRDRQPPNCPIRTFSNHRAAITSLAVGHSSGRYNIAVSTAQDNTAIAWDYHTGRVLRTFLLPSSAVSLTLDPVDRAFYVGYEDGSIQSVDLYKAQSFQHPLHDPSLQSTPAQPSAEEKWSPPSADCGAAQSLSLSYDGMTLLSGHQNGKVLSWNVGRKKYATTVADYTHPVTNLHMLPLAGLPNPGQDLKRVAHTIVKPRYDSSLSESSQAAGAVPADYTFSTHLLNSTSSKPAAARNLDGSDRTNQFTEAFTSAVFPNSMIEEGLAELAAFNQPGGSTAQGSPMMTQATNYEDLAAKDSQIASLESELAALKKKTTANEAARQLTTDEVTKLRSDLANLNDYVNGLHQKQDQAQREKVLRQARKEERETRKREAWFKAEKKGKKGDAVVRRMEAEEAMQTSDSDDQSSDE
- a CDS encoding uncharacterized protein (uncharacterized conserved protein) encodes the protein MSPPKNDAEWAALISTIKDSLPEAFPEYKTPLPSEVNRTIDHTQLALTATEQQIDQLCAEALQYQFATVCVRLNHVRRAVQELKGSSDVKVACVVGFHEGMYETSEKEQEARDAVEQGAAELDMVLKYPLLKEGKYTDVYTDILGVRKAAPSPIKLKVILETSQLSREEIIAGSVIADVAGADFIKTSTGFNGPGANIDNVALMRATAGLVGNGCKVKASGGVRSAEDCIRMLKTGAERIGTSSGVKIMQELKGEAVGEQGAQQAVPDPAVETDVIKNHPYRLPSYSVPKPPLSPRLRPKMRRPNVPKKRKTSHDHGQLDNGGHSNYVFTSKPTAVFTPTGGRSHTLTVAIPGSIVANAHSVEQKTLLAGIIARALAVFCVDEVVVFDDDENSPRDTYHGQGNYHEFPIDKTSGALNGNDSSAKRYTAYSDPSNFLAHILSYLETPPYLRKHLFPMHPNLRGAGLLPSLDMPHHLRANEWCEYREGIVVSSSDGGGQRRHSTQMSNYHNNRRHSPSSPTNFSATVIDTGLPKKVVLPDIQLPEYARVTVRFPDYGREHYAQPVHPSTPRSEAGYYWGYYVRRCRSLSSVFTECPFDGGYDLSFGTSERGAPVYSVLEEDRQEHDNYDRRKIPPDYKHLLIVFGGVAGIEAVVHNDPQLCDMDIRATEAGKLFDYWVNLLPGQGSRTIRTEEAVWLGLTSLWGLVEGTHRPRPSYKSSNF
- a CDS encoding uncharacterized protein (predicted protein), with the protein product MNATYHHSITVINRTNNVWSLLHHVVKTANLPVQWTGSGKVWRQPLYALDDNSLTVPYHLSPPLWVRINRLIENIYIFFGLYFVSLFSLDPYTAAQNSQFNINRSQNHPNTRARWGGSGGSGSGGGGGGGGGPGGFGPRRIGRVDDIRGPECKSCR
- a CDS encoding putative siroheme synthase (uroporphyrin III methyltransferase), translating into MKDASCDNGSPAPLLTAVYAESQVHLIIGGNPLAAARCAKSLEAGAKPVIIAPDTGDLHFSLSERIENGSVQWVRREFQDDDLKTLGREEVDHVVDTVFVTLGGNHPLSAHISKLCRRLRIPVNVSDAPELCTFSLLSTYSDGPLHIGITTSGRGCKLASRLRREISSSLPSNLGTAIDRLGAVRRRLWAEDYAAGLCTAPLEGDEDDITGQSHTFNKLVTEDDISAAKTRRIRWLSQICEYWPLQKLAAISDADIDAILQAYSSGKNSLDSTNGLGHLEKKGKIVLAGSGPGHPDMLTRATYNAIQNADIILADKLVPEPVLKLIPRRTEVHIARKFPGNADQAQEEFLQMGLDSLRRGRYVLRLKQGDPYLYGRGGEEFEFFRGEGYTPVVLPGITSALSASLFAEIPATHRGVSDQVLICTGTGRKGAAPEPPTYVPTQTVVFLMALHRLSALVESLTTPPQEGSRPRTPWPKDTPCAIIERASCTDQRVIRSTLENVCLAFEAEGSRPPGLLVVGASCHILHPRKDEKWTVEEGFRGLDDLRGEIVPENDQKHD
- a CDS encoding proteasome regulatory particle lid subunit RPN5 (26S proteasome regulatory complex, subunit RPN5/PSMD12), producing the protein MADGVLKAEKDFSKDADKLIPEAEQIAKTDAQRAIDSLLGLEKQARQASDLPTTSRLLVTIVTLSKNSGDWNLLNDQVLLLSKKHGQLKQAITKMVQVVMGFLDETPNLDVKLSVIQTLRTVTEGKIFVEVERARVTRILSNIKKSQGDLNAAADILCELQVETFGSMTRREKTEFILEQVALCIERGDWTQATILSRKINKRYFNRKPKKSPEEIAKLKKEAEEREKTRGPDEPPMEVDDDVTDLKLRYYEQQIILSNHDYKYLEVCKHYREVLDTESVENNPEQLRAVLARIIYYIILSPYDNEQSDLLHRIQSDSRISMVPVENRLLKFFTIHELMRWPAIGQQFGPHLCNTDVFSPKPSQSADDQPFKRWQDLRKRVIEHNVRVVAKYYTRIQMGRLTQLLDLTEEETEKYISELVTSKTIYAKIDRPARLINFAKPRDADDVLNEWSSDMKSLLGLLERIDHLITKEEMMARILPTREKGKAR